The following DNA comes from Pseudomonas triticicola.
CTATGTCGAGCCTGTAGACGACAAGACCCTGCTGGAAAACGCGATCAAGGGCATGCTCAGCAACCTCGATCCGCATTCAGCCTACCTTGGCCCGGAAGACTTCACCGAACTGCAGGAAAGCACCAGCGGTGAATTCGGCGGCCTGGGCATCGAAGTCGGCGCCGAAGACGGTTTCATCAAGGTCGTCTCGCCGATTGACGACACCCCGGCGTCGAAGGCCGGCATTCAGGCTGGTGACTTCATCGTCAAGATCAACGGCCAGCCAACGCGTGGCCAGACCATGACTGAAGCCGTCGACAAGATGCGCGGCAAGATCGGCCAGAAAATCACCCTGACCCTGGTTCGCGACGGCGGCACGCCGTTCGACGTGACCCTGGCCCGTGCAGTGATTCAGGTCAAGAGCGTCAAGGCGCAGCTGCTGGAATCGGGCTACGGCTATATCCGCATCACCCAGTTCCAGGTCAAGACCGGCGAAGAAGTCTCCAAGGCTCTGGCCAAGCTGCGCAAGGACAACGGCAAGAAGCTCAACGGCATCATTCTCGACCTGCGCAACAACCCGGGCGGCGTGCTGCAATCGGCGGTGGAAGTGGTCGACCACTTTATCACCAAAGGCCTGATCGTCTACACCAAGGGCCGCATCGCCAACTCCGAATTGCGCTTCTCCGCCACCGGCAAGGACGAAAGCGAAGCGGTGCCGATGGTCGTGCTGATCAACGGTGGCAGTGCCTCGGCTTCGGAAATCGTCGCCGGCGCCCTGCAGGACCAGAAACGTGCCGTGGTCATGGGCACCACCAGTTTCGGCAAGGGCTCGGTGCAGACCGTGCTGCCGCTGAACAACGACCGCGCGCTGAAGATCACCACCGCGCTGTATTTCACGCCGAACGGCCGCTCGATCCAGGCTCAGGGCATCGTGCCGGACATCGAAGTGCGCCGCGCGAAGATCACCAACGAAGCCGACAGCGAGTACTTCAAGGAAGCCGATCTGCAAGGTCACTTGGGCAACGGCAACGGCGGCGCCGACAAACCGAGCGGTTCCGGCGGCAAGGCCAAAGCGATGCCGCAGGATGACGATTACCAGTTGGCCCAGGCCCTGAGCCTGCTCAAAGGCCTGAGCATCACTTCCGGCCGCTGAGGATGTTGCTGCGTTCCCTCTGCGTTCTGCTGTGCTGTCTGGCGGGTTTTGCCCAAGCAGAGCCCGCCAGCTCCTCGCCGCACAAAGCCTACCTGACATTGATCATCGACGACCTGGGGCAGAGCCTGCCCCGGGATCGTCGCGTGCTCGCCCTGCCCGGCCCGGTCACGGCGGCGATCATGCCCGACACCCCTCACGCCACCGAGCTTGCCCGCGAAGCCCATCGCGCCGGCAAGATCGTCATCCTGCACATGCCCATGGATCCGGCCACCGGGCCGTACGCCTGGCACCCCGAACTGCCCATCGAAGAGCTGCAGAAACGCCTGAATGCCGCGTTTGAAAAAGTCCCGTTCACCGCCGGCATCAACAATCACATGGGCAGCCGCATGACCGCCCAGCCTGCGGCGATGGCGTGGTTGATGGCTGAGTTGCAGCGTCGGCACAAGTTCTTCGTCGACAGCCGCACCAGCGCGCAGACCGTCGCAGCGCAGCAGGCGCAGAAAATCGATCTGGCCAGCGTTTCCAGAGATGTGTTTCTCGATGATGAGCGCACCGAAGCGGCCATTGCCACTCAGTTGCAGACCGCGATCGCCCTGGCGCACAAACAGGGTTCAGCGGTGATGATCGGCCATCCGTATCCGCAGACCCTGGCGGTGCTGGAGCGCGAATTACCCAAGCTCAAAGCGCAAGGCATCGACTGGATCGATATCCGGCAGATGATCAGCGTGCGCAGCAACCGCGCCATGGCTGGCCATGGCAAGGATGGCGTCTACCGGTAACACCCGTGACGCTGGCACATACATAGTTACCACCCGCTAACTACCCCCGTTTCCGATAGTGCGACCTGCAACGGGTCGCGACGCCCTCGCGTCGCCTTTAACTATCAGGAATCATCATGACTATCGAAGACAATATCGCAGCGCTGCCACGGCAAATGGA
Coding sequences within:
- a CDS encoding S41 family peptidase; its protein translation is MLHLSRLTSLALTIALVIGAPLAFAAQPAPTVAPAGTAATAKAPLPLEELRTFAEVMDRIKAAYVEPVDDKTLLENAIKGMLSNLDPHSAYLGPEDFTELQESTSGEFGGLGIEVGAEDGFIKVVSPIDDTPASKAGIQAGDFIVKINGQPTRGQTMTEAVDKMRGKIGQKITLTLVRDGGTPFDVTLARAVIQVKSVKAQLLESGYGYIRITQFQVKTGEEVSKALAKLRKDNGKKLNGIILDLRNNPGGVLQSAVEVVDHFITKGLIVYTKGRIANSELRFSATGKDESEAVPMVVLINGGSASASEIVAGALQDQKRAVVMGTTSFGKGSVQTVLPLNNDRALKITTALYFTPNGRSIQAQGIVPDIEVRRAKITNEADSEYFKEADLQGHLGNGNGGADKPSGSGGKAKAMPQDDDYQLAQALSLLKGLSITSGR
- a CDS encoding divergent polysaccharide deacetylase family protein, with protein sequence MLLRSLCVLLCCLAGFAQAEPASSSPHKAYLTLIIDDLGQSLPRDRRVLALPGPVTAAIMPDTPHATELAREAHRAGKIVILHMPMDPATGPYAWHPELPIEELQKRLNAAFEKVPFTAGINNHMGSRMTAQPAAMAWLMAELQRRHKFFVDSRTSAQTVAAQQAQKIDLASVSRDVFLDDERTEAAIATQLQTAIALAHKQGSAVMIGHPYPQTLAVLERELPKLKAQGIDWIDIRQMISVRSNRAMAGHGKDGVYR